In one window of Acidovorax sp. HDW3 DNA:
- a CDS encoding iron ABC transporter permease, which produces MHTPPAAFRTLPLLLLAGLLSLPVLALFGAWLPSGQEGAQALAILREMAATVLPGYFWTTLWLGLWVALGAAAVGMATAAAVTLFDFPGRRQMEWLLLLPLAMPAYVTAYAYTDFLQFSGPLQVWLRASFGLEGRLLPEVRSLGGAVWVFIFALYPYVYLLARTALGERAAHLMEAARLMGAPLHRRVLQVALPLARPAVAAGVALVLMETLADFGVVSYFGIQTFTTGIYKAWLSMDDRIAAAQLATILLALVLLLLWLESRAQRRMRFAASSVGRAGAAEAQPQQLTGGRCAAAWALCLLPVLLGFVAPVAFMLRPLAADWSVLPWERFVQWAGSSVRLGAITAVLAVAVALALAYAVRRRPDPATRAVVRLASIGYAVPGAVVVVGLLLPVGWLQAWRPDWGLGALVTTTAAGIVWAYLVRFCAVALQSVQSGYARIPTSLDDSARMLGSSGWGLLSRVHAPLLKRSVLAALLLVFVDVMKELPATIVLRPFNSDTLAVVAYQLARDERLGEAALPSLALVAVGLVPVILLSRTLRAR; this is translated from the coding sequence TTGCACACTCCACCTGCTGCTTTTCGTACCCTGCCGCTGCTTTTGCTGGCGGGCTTGTTGTCGCTGCCCGTGCTGGCGTTGTTTGGCGCCTGGCTGCCGTCGGGGCAGGAGGGCGCGCAGGCCCTGGCCATCTTGCGCGAGATGGCGGCAACGGTGCTGCCGGGGTATTTCTGGACCACGCTCTGGCTCGGGCTGTGGGTGGCGCTCGGTGCGGCAGCCGTCGGCATGGCTACCGCAGCGGCCGTGACGCTGTTTGATTTTCCAGGCCGCCGGCAGATGGAATGGCTGCTGCTGCTGCCCCTGGCCATGCCGGCCTACGTCACGGCCTATGCCTACACCGATTTTTTGCAGTTCAGCGGCCCGCTGCAGGTCTGGCTGCGCGCCAGCTTCGGCCTCGAAGGCCGGCTGCTGCCTGAAGTGCGCAGCCTGGGCGGCGCGGTCTGGGTCTTCATCTTTGCCCTTTACCCCTATGTGTACCTGCTGGCGCGCACGGCGCTGGGCGAGCGCGCAGCACACCTGATGGAGGCCGCGCGCCTCATGGGTGCGCCGCTGCACCGGCGCGTGCTGCAGGTGGCGCTGCCGCTGGCGCGCCCGGCGGTGGCAGCGGGCGTGGCCCTGGTGCTGATGGAGACGCTGGCGGATTTCGGCGTCGTCAGCTACTTCGGCATCCAGACCTTCACCACCGGCATCTACAAAGCCTGGCTGTCCATGGACGACCGCATTGCCGCCGCGCAGCTGGCCACCATCTTGCTCGCCCTGGTGCTGCTGCTGCTGTGGCTGGAGAGCCGGGCGCAGCGGCGGATGCGCTTTGCCGCCAGCAGCGTCGGCCGCGCCGGTGCGGCCGAGGCGCAGCCGCAGCAGCTCACGGGCGGGCGCTGCGCCGCTGCCTGGGCGCTGTGCCTGCTGCCGGTGCTGCTGGGCTTCGTTGCCCCGGTGGCCTTCATGCTGCGGCCATTGGCAGCCGATTGGTCGGTGCTGCCCTGGGAGCGCTTTGTGCAATGGGCCGGCAGCAGCGTGCGCCTGGGTGCCATCACCGCCGTGCTGGCCGTGGCCGTGGCCCTGGCGCTGGCCTACGCCGTGCGCCGCCGCCCCGATCCGGCAACCCGCGCCGTGGTGCGCCTGGCGAGCATAGGCTACGCCGTGCCGGGGGCGGTGGTCGTCGTCGGCCTGCTGCTGCCGGTGGGCTGGCTGCAGGCCTGGCGGCCCGACTGGGGGTTGGGCGCGCTCGTCACCACCACGGCGGCGGGCATCGTCTGGGCCTACCTGGTGCGTTTTTGCGCCGTCGCGCTGCAGTCGGTGCAAAGCGGCTATGCGCGCATTCCGACGAGCCTGGATGACAGCGCGCGGATGCTCGGCAGCAGTGGCTGGGGGCTGCTCTCGCGGGTGCACGCGCCGCTGCTCAAGCGCTCGGTGCTGGCGGCGCTGCTGCTGGTGTTCGTCGATGTCATGAAGGAGCTTCCGGCGACCATCGTGCTGCGCCCTTTCAACAGCGACACCCTGGCCGTGGTCGCCTACCAGCTGGCGCGCGACGAGCGCCTGGGCGAGGCCGCACTGCCCTCGCTGGCGCTGGTGGCCGTGGGCCTGGTGCCGGTGATTTTGCTCAGCCGCACCTTGCGTGCAAGGTAA